In Physeter macrocephalus isolate SW-GA chromosome 2, ASM283717v5, whole genome shotgun sequence, a single window of DNA contains:
- the LOC112065111 gene encoding gamma-crystallin C isoform X1 → MGKITFYEDRGFQGRCYECSSDCPNLQPYFSRCNSIRVDSGCWMLYERPNYQGHQYFLRRGDYPDYQHWMGFNDSIRSCCLIPHTSSHRLRLYEREDYKGLMVELSEDCSCIQDRFRLNEVRSLHVLEGCWVLYEMPNYCGRQYLLRPQEYRRYHDWGAMDAKAGSLRRVVDLY, encoded by the exons ATGGGGAAG ATCACCTTCTACGAGGACCGGGGCTTTCAGGGCCGCTGCTACGAGTGCAGCAGCGACTGCCCCAACCTGCAGCCCTACTTCAGCCGCTGCAACTCCATCCGGGTGGACAGCGGCTGCTGGATGCTCTACGAGCGCCCCAACTACCAGGGCCACCAGTACTTCCTGCGGCGCGGCGACTACCCCGACTACCAGCACTGGATGGGCTTCAACGACTCCATCCGGTCCTGCTGTCTCATCCCCCAC ACAAGCTCCCACAGACTGCGGCTGTATGAGAGAGAGGATTACAAAGGCCTCATGGTGGAGCTGAGCGAGGACTGCTCCTGCATCCAGGACCGCTTCCGCCTGAATGAGGTCCGCTCCCTCCACGTGCTGGAGGGCTGCTGGGTCCTCTATGAGATGCCCAACTACTGCGGCCGGCAGTACCTACTGCGACCCCAAGAGTACAGGCGCTACCACGACTGGGGGGCCATGGATGCTAAGGCCGGATCTTTGCGGAGGGTGGTGGATTTATACTAA